The DNA segment GTCGGATTCAATTGGTCAATCAATCGCTGCAACGGCTGTTCGCCTTGACGGCCGATGTCCGGGGACAAACGATCATGGAAGCCTTCCGCCAGCAGGAATTGGCAACGTTGGTGAACCGTTTGCCCCACGAACAAACCGTGCAGGGTTATGAACTGGAACTTCCGGGATTGAACCCACGCGGGTTGGAGATCAACGCTACCGCCTTCCGCGACTCGAACGGAAACCCGCAAGGCTCGATGCTGGTCGTTCACGACTTGACCCGCCTTCGCCAACTGGAAAACACCCGCCGCGAATTCGTCGCCAACGTCAGCCACGAACTGCGCACGCCCCTCTCGCTCATCAAAGGTTTTGTCGAAACCCTGATCGACGGCGCGAAGAATGATCCGGAAACCGCCAACCGCTTCTTGCAAACCATCGAGAAGCATACGAACCGGCTCACCTACTTGATCGAAGACCTGCTCACGATTTCCCGATTGGAAAGCGGCCAGATCGTCATGAACCGGCACCCGGTTGATTTGCGGGAAGAGGCCGCGCGCGTCATGGATGATCTGCAAGCGCGCGCAGCAGAAAGAAAAGTTACGTTGGAGAACCTGGTGCCTGCCGGTTTGACGGCGCAGGCCGACGCTGATCGTTTGCAACAAGTGCTGTTCAATCTCATTGAAAACGCCATCAAATATGGACGGGACGCAGGCCGCGTGAGCGTCGGCGGAAAACCACGTTCGGAAACGGAAGTGGAACTTTGGGTGCGAGATGACGGGCCAGGCATTCCGACAGCGGCCCGCGAGCGCGTGTTCGAGCGTTTCTATCGCGTCGATCGTGCGCGTTCCGCCGAAACCGGCGGCACCGGTCTCGGGTTGTCCATCGTGAAACACATTATTCAGGCGCACGGCGGCGAAGTTGGCGTGAAGAGTGAACCCGGAACCGGGACAAATTTCTTCTTCACGCTGCCAAGGAATTGAAGGGCCGCTTGCCGCCGCCCCGCTTTCTGCGTGTGCATCGCTTCAAGGTGTGGCAGCATTCGTGTCACCTATGACTGAGACTGACGACCTCTTGCGCGCTGCCAGTGCGGAGATTTATCAGGTTCAAACCCGCGCGGCCGGCCCGATCGGCCGGATTCCCCTCACCGAAGAAATACTGCGCGCGAGCCCGAGCGGCGACCTGTTTGGCCTCACTCAAAATGCCGGGATGGGCTGGAATCCGAGTGAGGCGGGTCGCAAACAATTCCTGATTCTCAGCACGCAAGGCGGCATCCGCGCGCCGGACGGACAACCCATCGCGCTTGGCTATCACACTGGGCATTGGGAAATCGGAATGCTGGTTCAAGCGGCGGCGAAAGAGTTGCGTGCCCTCGGTGTGATTCCGTTTGCCGCTTATTGCTCTGACCCTTGCGATGGCCGCACTCAAGGAACTCCCGGCATGTTCGACAGTCTGCCATACCGCAACGACGCTGCACTGATTTTCCGCCGACTCATTCGTTCGTTGCCTCAACGCGCGGGCGTTATCGGCGTCGCAACGTGCGACAAAGGTCTTCCCGCAATGATGATGGCGCTGGCAGCGATGCATGATTTGCCGTGTGTGCTCGTGCCAGGTGGTGTCACGTTGCCGCCGGAACACGGCGAAGACGCAGGCACAATTCAAACTATTGGTGCGCGCTTTGCGCACGGTTTGATTTCGTTGCAGGAAGCTGCCGACCTCGCGTGTCGCGCCTGTGCTACACCCGGTGGCGGTTGCCAATTTCTCGGCACAGCGGCCACGGCACAAGTTGTTGGTGAAGCGCTCGGCATGTCACTGCCACATTCCGCGCTCGCGCCGTCAGGGCAACCGGTCTGGCTTGATATGGCCACGCGGTCGGCGCGCGCCGTTCATCAGCTCGAAGCGCGGAAGCGAACGATGCGCGACATTCTCACGCCCGCCAGCATCCGCAACGCGATGGCCGTCCACGCCGCCTTCGGTGGCTCGACGAATCTGGTCTTACACCTGCCGGCCATCGCTCATGCGGCGGGCTTGGCGCGGCCGACGGTGGACGATTGGATTGCGGTCAACCGTCAGACGCCGCGCATTGTCGATGTGCTGCCGAATGGACCGACGCACCATCCGACGGTCCGTGTTTTTCTGGCGGGTGGAGTGCCGGAAGTCATGTTGCACTTGCGGCGACTTGGGTTGTTGGACACCAGCGTTTCAACAGTTGCGGGTCAAACGCTGGATGAAATTTTGGATTGGTGGGAAAAGTCGGGGCGACGCTTACGCTTCCGGGAGATATTGCGACAGCAGGATGGCATTGATCCCGACGAAGTCATCATGTCGCCGGAAAAGGCGCGCGCCCGAGGTCTTACTAGCACCGTGACTTTTCCACGCGGCAATCTTGCGCCCGAGGGGTCGATCATCAAGAGCACGGCGATAGACCCGTCGCTCGCTGATGCCGATGGTATTTGCCGCAAGGAAGGTCCGGCGCGGCTGTTCTTTCGCGAGAAGGACGCGATCGCCGCCATCAAGCAGGGCCGTATCAAAGCGGGTGATGTGATGGTGTTGATCGGGCGCGGGCCGCTTGGCAGCGGGATGGAAGAGACGTATCAAGTTACTTCCGCTCTCAAGCATTTGCCCTTTGGGAAAGATGTGGCGTTGATCACCGACGCTCGTTTCTCCGGTGTTTCAACCGGCGTGTGCATTGGACATGTTGGCCCGGAAGCCCTGGCCGGCGGGCCGGTTGGCAAATTGCGTGAAGGCGACATCATCCGGATTGTGATTGATCGTCAACGGCTGGAAGGAAGCGTGGATTTTGTGGGTGAAGCCGGTCACCATTTCATGCCGGAGGAAGGCGCGGAAATTCTAGCGAGGCGGACGGCGAACGAAAACCTGTCCCCCGATCCCGGTGTGCCGGATGACACCCGGCTGTGGGCCGCGCTGCAACGCGCCGGGGGCGGCACGTGGGGCGGCTGCGTCTATGACGTTGACCGGATTCTTGAATTGCTTGACGCCGGACGAGAGGCGCTTGCCAATAACAATCGATAAGATACAAACCCCTCACCCGGCCGGAGGCCACCCTCTCCCCCTTGGAGGGGAGAGGGAAGGGTGAGGGGGCAAACTCCAGAGGTCACACCGCGTGTTACGCCACGAATCGCGCGCAATTCCTATCGCGTGGCTGTCCGACCTGGATTCGAACCAGGACAAATGCCTCCAAAGGGCATTGTGCTACCGTTACACCATCGGACAGTAACTTACAGCCTCCAGCCAATATTATGCGTCACTCAAGCGGGGTCGCAAGCAGTTTGTAATGGGTCAGTGGAGCGCGGCATTTAAGCCGCGTCAGGGTTCCGCAACCGGCTACGCTTTGTCCGATTTCAAGCCTTCTACACTTCGGGAGTTGAAGCGGCATAAATGCCGCGCTCCTTCGGTCTCACAACCAAAACCGGCTTTCACTGACCCGCTACAGCAGTTTCGTCGTTCAGACCACGCGCCATGCGGGAGTTCGCCCGTCGTGCGCACCAGAAACTTTCCGGTCCCAATGCAGGCAGAGTCAATGCCCGCCGATCGGCCGGCGATTTTATTTTCCACCTCATTGACTTGATTTGGTTGCCTTGTCACTCTGTTCCCATGACCAATGAGCAATGCCTGTTCTCCGTCTGCCCCAGCGAGTCAAGCCGCGTGAACTGGAGCGGATTCCTTTCAGTCTTGGTGGTGATGATGTTGACCCTCGGCTGGTCGGCAGCCGGAGGGGACTGGCCGGAGTTCCGTGGGCCGTGGGGTGATGGCCATGTCTCGGCGCCGGGCGACACCAAACCGATCGGCCTGCCACTTCACTGGAGCGAGACGAACAACCTCAAATGGAAAACGGAAATCCCTTATCGCGGCTGGTCCACACCCGTCGTGCTGGGCGGTCAGGTCTGGTTGACCACGGCGATGGAAGATGGCCACGACTACTTCGCCATTTGCTTGGACAAGGAGAACGGCAAGATGCTTTTCAACGAGAAAGTTTTCCACACTGACAACCCCGAGCCGCTCGGCAACGGTGCCTCCATGAATTGTTACGCCACACCTTCGCCGGTGATCGAGCCGGGCCGTGTTTACGTCCACTTTGGCAGCGCGGGCACGGCGTGTCTGGACACCAAAACGGGCAAGCCTTTGTGGCGGCGGAGCGATCTGCCTTGCCGCCATTATCGCGGCCCGTCGGCGTCGCCAGTCGTTTTCGAAAATCTGTTGATCCTGACTTTCGACGGTGCCGACCTGCAATACACCGCCGCCCTCGACAAGCAGACTGGCAAGACCGTTTGGAAAACCAATCGCTCAGTCGTGTGGAATGACGAAAATGTCCCGGGGCCAATGGCGAAGGATGGGGATTTGCGCAAGTCCCACGGCACGCCGTTGATCGCGACCGTCGGCGGGAAAGCCCAGTTGATCAGCGTCGGCGCCAAGGCATCGTATGGTTACGACCCGCGCACGGGACACGAAATCTGGCGGGTGGAATACAACGACTGGTCGAGCGCGCCTCGGCCACTGTTCGACAAGGGTCTCGCTTTCATCGTCACCGGCCTGACAAAAAAAGAACTGTGGGCGGTCAAAGCGGACGGACGAGGGAACGTTACCGACACGCATGTGGCGTGGAAGCTCACCACGCGCGTGGGCAAGTACGCCTCGCCCCTGCTCGTGGATGGTCTGATCTACACTGCGGCCGATGAGAGCTTCGTCACCTGCGCCGAAGCGGCCACGGGACAGGTCGTCTGGACTGAACGCATCGGCGGCAAATACGCGGCCTCGCCGATTTACGCCGATGGACGGTTGTATTTCTTCAGTCAGGAAGGCACAACCACTGTGCTCAAACCCGGACGCGCCTTGGAAGTGATCGCGACTAACACGCTGGCGAACGGCTTCATGGCCTCGCCCGCGGTGTCCGGGAAGGCGTTCTACCTGAGAACCAAGACTCATCTTTACCGGGTTGAATCCCCGGCGTCCGCGAGCAAGTAACGCACGGCGGCGGCGGGTAGCTCACCGGAGGATTTGTTTGAACGCCCGCCCTCATCCCGGCCTTCTCCCCCGAGGGGAAGGAGAATCGTTCGCCGCTTCTTTGGAATGTCGTGCGATGGGAACAGCGGCGGTGAACACGCACGCACCAAACGCTTCGCGAGGTTTCGAGTCGTCCGGCAGTCGCGAAGCGTTTGGAGTGCGCGTGGCTTTAGCACCGCTTTATGGCAGGCCGCGACGGGGCGGGCGGTGACGGGAAAATATCCTGAAGGGATTACGTCATTCAGCCCGGCGTTGACCGATGAAATCGGGCTACGCTGGGTAGTGAATCACAAATTGAAATCAATCCCGAGGGGGTTGAACCAAATCGCGGCGGGACGGCGATGCAACCCCGCCTGCCCCGATACGGTTTATCGGGGTTGGGGTTGATGTGTTTTTGGACGACCTGCCCCGCCATAGCGCAGCGACGGCGGGTGACCCAGGGTAGTCGCTCCGCGCCAACCCTAGGCTGATAGATGGAATGCCGTTGGGATTCGGAGCGCGGGTTTGCGGCATGCAGCACAGCGCCAAACGCGACACAGTATTCCTTCAAAAACCGTGTGGTTTTACAGCCAAATTTAATGAAAACACTGCTTGACGTGAAAAGTGCAGGATGCCATATTGTCTCCGCAGCTTCGGAATATAGATTTGAATCGAGGCTGCATATTTAGCGAGCTCCTGCGGGAGCTCGCATTTTATCTCAAACGTATCTTAAAAAATTATGAAAAGAATCGCCGTCTTCGTCGATGCTGGTTACCTCTTCGCACAAGGTTCAAAGCTTCTCACCGGTCAAAATTGCCGACGCAGCGAAATCGAAATTGACCTTGATCGCGCCTTTAATGCGTTGGAGGAACTCGCTGTCCGCCTAAGCGGAATTCCGTTACTCAGGATTTATTGGTATGATGGAACAGCCACTGGTCCGACTCCTCAGCACATTGCTGTTGCCGGGAAGCCTCGAGTCAAGCTCCGTCTGGGTTTCGTCAACACTGCTGGTTTTCAGAAGGGCGTAGATTCGCTGATTGTTACCGACATGATTACATTGGCGCGGAATGGCGCGATGGGTGACGCTTTGCTGCTTTCTGGTGACGAAGATGTTCGTGTCGGAGTTCAGCAAGCACAAGAATTCGGCGTGCGCGTGCATCTTTTGGGAATTACTCCATGCCGTGGAAGCCAATCTCAATTTCTCCTTCAAGAAGCCGACACGACCAACGAGTGGACGCTCGCGGACGTCTCTAAATTTCTTGTCCATCATCCAAGTGTTTTTCCAAGTGCGCAGCCTGGAAAGAAAGCGCTCACTTCATCTGCCAGTGTCCAAGGTTCGACTCAAGCCGCTTCTTTGACAGCGCTTGCCGACGAAGCCGCCAAAGTAATCCGAATTGAAGCTGCGGTAGTCGACAGCTTGATCGCAAATTACGAGTCAAATCGTCAACTGCCACCTTTGGTAGATAGACCCCTCTTGGGTTTAGCCAAGAAGCAGTTTGGAATTTTGAGTCCCGACCAACGAGAAAAACTTCGAGCAGCATTCGTTGAAGCTCTCCGCAAAAATCGTCCGTGAGCCTTTTTTGTGAGTCTTGGAACTGGCGGTAAAGATATGGCCGCTCGATTGAAATAATTTTGACGGTGGAAAGACCGGGAGCGCACATGCTGGCCCAACCAAAGCTAGGCTGGCCGGAGATGCCCGCACCTGCCACCGCCACTTCCCAAGCGTATTGCACGATGGATTATTTCAAATCCAAATTAGGGCTGGCTCATGGTTCATTTTACGGCCCATTCTTCCCATGCACCTTCGCCGCGACTTTCAGGCGTAGCGCGTTGAGCCGGATGAAGCCGGTGGCGTCGTCCTGGTTGTAGGCTTTGGTCGGGTCGGCTTCCATCGTCGTATTCATTGTTTATTCAAATAGCGGGGGCAAATCTCTTACACCGTCCAGCACCCGCACAACTTCAACGCCGCCGTCAAACAGGCGATAGAAGATGACATGGTGACCGACAACAAAGCTGCGCAAGCCGGGCGATAATTCCGGACGCTCGCGTCCCATGTGCGGCATTGAGGCGAGCGTCGGAAACCTCGAGACGATGGCGCGAATGTATTTGTCTGCCGCAGCCGGGTTGTCATGTGCGATGTAGAGCCAGATTTCATCCAAGTCTGACCTTGCCTCCGCTGAAACCCGGTATTGATTCATGCACCAGATTTCTTCAGGCGTTCGCGTCCGGCCCGGCCAACGTCCTCGGCCAGTTGCATCACGTTCTTGTCGTCGTAAGTCTGATAATGCCCGTCGTTCAAATCATCAATGCCGCTGGTGATTTCACCTTTCAAAGCAGTGAGTTGCCGTTGGCGAAACGCATCTGATCCCGTCCACCAACGGAACAGTTCGTATTGTTCATCCGGGCCAAGCTCGGCGGCGGCCAATTTGATTTTTTCAACGGCACTCATAGTTTGAGATTATCACACCGCCGAGGCGGTGCTATTTCTTTTTATGCACCTTCGCCGCGACTTTCAGGCGCAGGCCGTTCAACCGGATGAAGCCGGTGGCGTCGTCCTGGTTGTAGGCTTTGGTCGGGTCGGCTTCCATCGTGGCCATTATAGCCGGGCGGGGGCGCAGTTCACGGTTTTTTCTTTCGTCTGGATTTGGTTCTTTGTTTTGCCGCCATCCCGGCGTGAAAACCGATTTCACGCCTTGGTGGTTCGGGCAGCGGCGGCGGATCGAGTATGTCCATGACGCGCTGCAGCACTTCCACAATGGCAACTTCATGCCCGTCGAGACGCGCGGTCAATTTCTTTTCCAAGGCGGCCAGTTGGCGCGCGAGTTCCTTCGTGCCGCCGAGCAGTTCGCGCATCTTCACAAACGCACGCACCACGAACACGCTCATGCGCACCGCTTCCGGGCTGTTGAGAACGTTGGCCGCCATGATCGCGCCGTTTTCGGTGAAGGCGTAGGGCAGTTTGCGCCGCCCGCCGTGCGAACTTGATATCGCAATTTGCGATATCAAGTTGGAATGCTCTTCGCGCGTCAGTTGAAAGAGGAAATCATCAGGAAACCGCTGACGGTTGCGTTTGACCGCCTCGTTGAAGCGGAATGTCGGGACACCAAAGATGCGCGCCAAGTCAGAATCGAGAATAACTTTCTGCCCGCGAATCGTCCGAATCAGCGAACTGATGTTTTCCAAGCGGGATAAGCTCTGTTTGCTCATGTTCGTTGCTCTTCCAAGCGGTCACAATTTGTGACCGGTTCAAGTTCTGATAAATGCCCGAACTTATCGAAATTGCCAATTGGTTCATCATCGGCTTGATATCGCAAATTGCGATATCAAACGGCATTTCGATCTTCGTTCAAGATCACAAGTTGTGACCTTGAAATTCTTGCCGCTCAACTTGAAGTTCCAATTTGGGACTTCAAGTTGCAGCTTCCGATTTCGTTTAAGATCGCAATTTGCGACCTCAAACGGGTCTATTTCTTCCTCTGCACCTTTGCCGCGACTTTCAGGCGCAGGGCGTTAAGCCGGATAAAGCCGGTGGCGTCGTCCTGATTGTAGGCTTTGGTCGGGTCGGCTTCCATCGTGGCGAGGTGCGGGTTGTAGAGGCTCACCGGGGACTTGCGGCCGGCGACCATGAGGTTGCCCTTGTAAAGTTTCACGCGCACCGTGCCGGTCACGTTCTTCTGGCTCTCGGTCACGAGCGCCTGCAACGCCAGCCGTTCC comes from the Verrucomicrobiota bacterium genome and includes:
- a CDS encoding PAS domain-containing protein — protein: MWPLLIAFLLVATVALHFWWQRRYERLRAQQLEQERALEVVRTQHEQVFAQRQAQQSALFDSMTEGVLVLDAAGRIQLVNQSLQRLFALTADVRGQTIMEAFRQQELATLVNRLPHEQTVQGYELELPGLNPRGLEINATAFRDSNGNPQGSMLVVHDLTRLRQLENTRREFVANVSHELRTPLSLIKGFVETLIDGAKNDPETANRFLQTIEKHTNRLTYLIEDLLTISRLESGQIVMNRHPVDLREEAARVMDDLQARAAERKVTLENLVPAGLTAQADADRLQQVLFNLIENAIKYGRDAGRVSVGGKPRSETEVELWVRDDGPGIPTAARERVFERFYRVDRARSAETGGTGLGLSIVKHIIQAHGGEVGVKSEPGTGTNFFFTLPRN
- a CDS encoding YjhG/YagF family D-xylonate dehydratase, with amino-acid sequence MTETDDLLRAASAEIYQVQTRAAGPIGRIPLTEEILRASPSGDLFGLTQNAGMGWNPSEAGRKQFLILSTQGGIRAPDGQPIALGYHTGHWEIGMLVQAAAKELRALGVIPFAAYCSDPCDGRTQGTPGMFDSLPYRNDAALIFRRLIRSLPQRAGVIGVATCDKGLPAMMMALAAMHDLPCVLVPGGVTLPPEHGEDAGTIQTIGARFAHGLISLQEAADLACRACATPGGGCQFLGTAATAQVVGEALGMSLPHSALAPSGQPVWLDMATRSARAVHQLEARKRTMRDILTPASIRNAMAVHAAFGGSTNLVLHLPAIAHAAGLARPTVDDWIAVNRQTPRIVDVLPNGPTHHPTVRVFLAGGVPEVMLHLRRLGLLDTSVSTVAGQTLDEILDWWEKSGRRLRFREILRQQDGIDPDEVIMSPEKARARGLTSTVTFPRGNLAPEGSIIKSTAIDPSLADADGICRKEGPARLFFREKDAIAAIKQGRIKAGDVMVLIGRGPLGSGMEETYQVTSALKHLPFGKDVALITDARFSGVSTGVCIGHVGPEALAGGPVGKLREGDIIRIVIDRQRLEGSVDFVGEAGHHFMPEEGAEILARRTANENLSPDPGVPDDTRLWAALQRAGGGTWGGCVYDVDRILELLDAGREALANNNR
- a CDS encoding PQQ-binding-like beta-propeller repeat protein, with translation MTNEQCLFSVCPSESSRVNWSGFLSVLVVMMLTLGWSAAGGDWPEFRGPWGDGHVSAPGDTKPIGLPLHWSETNNLKWKTEIPYRGWSTPVVLGGQVWLTTAMEDGHDYFAICLDKENGKMLFNEKVFHTDNPEPLGNGASMNCYATPSPVIEPGRVYVHFGSAGTACLDTKTGKPLWRRSDLPCRHYRGPSASPVVFENLLILTFDGADLQYTAALDKQTGKTVWKTNRSVVWNDENVPGPMAKDGDLRKSHGTPLIATVGGKAQLISVGAKASYGYDPRTGHEIWRVEYNDWSSAPRPLFDKGLAFIVTGLTKKELWAVKADGRGNVTDTHVAWKLTTRVGKYASPLLVDGLIYTAADESFVTCAEAATGQVVWTERIGGKYAASPIYADGRLYFFSQEGTTTVLKPGRALEVIATNTLANGFMASPAVSGKAFYLRTKTHLYRVESPASASK
- a CDS encoding NYN domain-containing protein, coding for MKRIAVFVDAGYLFAQGSKLLTGQNCRRSEIEIDLDRAFNALEELAVRLSGIPLLRIYWYDGTATGPTPQHIAVAGKPRVKLRLGFVNTAGFQKGVDSLIVTDMITLARNGAMGDALLLSGDEDVRVGVQQAQEFGVRVHLLGITPCRGSQSQFLLQEADTTNEWTLADVSKFLVHHPSVFPSAQPGKKALTSSASVQGSTQAASLTALADEAAKVIRIEAAVVDSLIANYESNRQLPPLVDRPLLGLAKKQFGILSPDQREKLRAAFVEALRKNRP
- a CDS encoding type II toxin-antitoxin system RelE/ParE family toxin; the protein is MNQYRVSAEARSDLDEIWLYIAHDNPAAADKYIRAIVSRFPTLASMPHMGRERPELSPGLRSFVVGHHVIFYRLFDGGVEVVRVLDGVRDLPPLFE
- a CDS encoding ORF6N domain-containing protein, which encodes MSKQSLSRLENISSLIRTIRGQKVILDSDLARIFGVPTFRFNEAVKRNRQRFPDDFLFQLTREEHSNLISQIAISSSHGGRRKLPYAFTENGAIMAANVLNSPEAVRMSVFVVRAFVKMRELLGGTKELARQLAALEKKLTARLDGHEVAIVEVLQRVMDILDPPPLPEPPRREIGFHAGMAAKQRTKSRRKKKP